The window GTCGGCTTCGTTGATCGGGGTCGTCATACGGGAGGATACACCGGACCGGCAAAGAGTCCCCGGGACGGACGGATCGAGGCGCTACGGCGACCGAGCGCCGGGACGGTCGCCTCGACCGGGCCCGAACTGGCAATCCAGAACGATTGCGCTTAAGTTCCGGCGACCGGAATCGGAGGGTATGCAGGACAGAACCTATACTGAAGACGCCGAGCCGGGCGACGAAGTTACCGTCGCCGGATGGGTCCACGAGATCCGCGACCTCGGCGGCATCGCCTTCCTGATCCTCCGGGATACCACCGGAAAGATCCAGATCAAGTTCGAGAAAGACGAGATGGACGACGATCTCGTCGAGACCGGCCTCGACGTCGCTCGCGAGAGCGTCATCAGGGTCACCGGCGACGTCGAGGAGGAGCCCCGCGCACCGACCGGCGTCGAGGTCACGCCGGAATCGCTCGAGGTCGTCTCCGAAGCCGATCCCGAACTGCCGCTCGATCCGTCAGGGAAGGTCGACGCCGACCTCTCGACGCGACTCGACAACCGCACGCTCGACCTGCGGAAGGAGGAGGTCCAGGCCGTCTTCGAGATCCGCGCCGAGATCCTGCGGGCCGTCCGCGAGCAGTTCCGCGAGTTCCGCTGTACGGAGATCAACACGCCGAAGATCGTCGCCACCGGGACCGAGGGCGGGACCGAGCTGTTTCCGATCACGTACTTCGGCGAGGAAGCGTTCATGAACCAGTCCCCGCAGCTGTTCAAGCAGCTGATCGCGGGCTCGAACGTCGAGCGCGTCTTCGAGATCGGCCCGATCTTCCGCGCCGAGGAGCACAACACGCCGCGGCACCTCAACGAGGCCACGTCGATCGACTTCGAGGGCGCGTTCTGTGACGCCCACGACGCGATGGACGTCGCGGAGGGCATCGTCAAGGCGGCCTACGAGGCGGTCAACGAGAACTGCAGCGAGGAACTCGAGGCGCTCGACCTCGAAGAGGAGTTCGAGGTTCCCGAGGGCGACTTCCTGCGTATCTCCTACGAGGAGGCCATCGAACGCATCAACGCGACGGGCGAACTCGACGAGCAACTCGTCTGGGGCGACGACCTCCCGACGGAAGCCGAGAAGGCGCTCGGACAGGACGTCGGCGGCCACTACTTCATCACCGAGTGGCCAAGCGAGATCAAGCCGTTCTACATCAAGGACACCGAAGACGACGAGACGCTCTCGACGGGCTTCGACCTGATGCACCCGCGGATGGAACTGGTCTCGGGCGGCCAGCGTGAGCACCGCCACGAGCACCTCATCGAAGGGTTCGAACAGCAGGGACTCGACCCCGACCAGTTCGAGTACTACACGAAGATGTTCAAGTACGGTATGCCGCCCCACGCCGGCTTCGGCCTCGGCGGCGAGCGTCTGATCATGACGCTGCTCGGGCTGGACAACATCCGAGAGGCTGTGTTGTTCCCGAGAGATCGTCAGCGTCTGAGTCCGTAACGAAGACGCTGAGAGCAAGCGAGACGAGTGAAACGAGTCTCGCGTGACCGACAGCGCCTGTCGCCGTAGGCGACGGCGCAGCCGTCGATCGGGAGCAGAGAGGGGCTTTGCTCCGACCGTGTTCCCGCGAGATCGTCAGCGTCTGAGTCCGTAACGAAGACGCTGAGAGCAAGCAAGACGAGTGAAACGAGTCTCGCGTGACCGACAGCGACTCTCGCCGTAGGCGAGGCGCTGTTCGTCGAGCGAGAGTTCGCAGGATCGAAGATCCCACGTCGTTCCCGCGAGATCGTTGACGTCCGAACCCCTGACGAGGACGCCGGATCGTCCGTGGCTTTCGCGGCAAAAGCGTACACTCGAGGGTGAAGCGACCGTCCGGTTTCGTTTTCGTCTCGTTCTCCCTTCGTTCTCCCCTCGTTCTCCCTTCGTTCTCACCTCGTTATCCCCGATGTCGGAGCCGTCACTATCCGGAGTGGATTCGCTCGAGTCCGGTTCAACGGAACGTTCACCGACAGTAGGACCAGTCCTGCGGTCGATTGTCCTCGTCCGTCCGGTCGGTAGGTCGGTTCTCGTGTTCGTGCTCGTGTTCGTGCTCGTGTTCGTGCTCGTGTTCGTGCTCGTGTTCGTGCTCGTGTTCGTGCTCGTGTTCGAGGTCGGGATCGGGGAAACACGACTCGCTGCAGTAATGGCGCTCGACGCTCGCCGGTCCGTCGGAAAACTGCCAACTGAGCCGGTAGTCCGTCGGTCCAATGGTTGTGCCACAGGCGGCACAGGTATCGTGTGCCACCTCGACGGCGGGACGCTCCGACGGCCGGACACCGGTCGGCCCGTCGACGGGATTCGAGTCGGTATCATCGTCAGCATCGACGTCAGGATCGGCGCTCGAGGCCGCCGGAAGTTCCGTGTAGGAGGACTCTACTGCGGGCGGATCGCCGCTGGGGGACATACTCGTACGTCCACGATCGGCTACAAATACGCTTCCCTGACATTCATCGACTGACGAGAGTTCGACGACGGTGAACGCTGCGGACACTCGATCCCGACGCGTCCCGCGGTACCGGCCCGAAAGAGTCGGTCCCGACGGTCAGGCTTAACTCGGGGTCGACCGATCTCGAGGTATGCGCGCTGCAGTCCTCGAGGCCTACGGCGAACCGCTGTCGATCGAGTCGGTCGACGACCCCGCCCTCGACCCACAGGGGGTCGTCGTCGAGGTCGAGGCCTGCGGGATCTGCCGGAGCGACTGGCACGCCTGGCAGGGCCACGGCGAGTGGGCCGACGACCGCGTGCCGATCGGGCAGATCCTCGGTCACGAACCCGCTGGTCGCGTCGTCCGTACGGGCGACCGCGTCGACTCGCTCGAGGCCGGCGACCGGGTGGCAGTCCCGTTCAACCTCGGCGAGGGCTCCTGTCGGTACTGTCGCAACGGCCACGGGAACGTCTGTACGGACGGGTACGCGCTGGGCTTCGAGCCCGAGGTCCCGGGCGCGTTCGCCGAGCGGGTCCACGTCCCCCACGCCGACTACAACCTCACGACGCTCCCGGACGGCGTCTCCGCGACGGAGGCGGCCGCGCTCGGCTGCCGGTACGTGACGGCCTTCCACGGGCTGGCCCACCGGGCCGATGTCGGGGCCGGCGACTGGGTCGCGGTCCACGGCTGTGGCGGCCTCGGGCTCGCCGCGGTACAGATCGCCGCCGCGCTCGGGGGGCGCGTCGTCGCCGTCGACGTGCGGGACGAACCGCTCTCGATGGCGGCCGACCTGGGCGCTGAGAAGACGGTTCGCGCGGACCGGACCGACGACGTTCCCGCGGTCATCGAGGGCGCGACCGACGGCGGCGCTCACGTCTCCGTCGACGCGCTCGGACGGGCCGAAACCTGTCGCAACAGCCTCGGCTGTCTCCGCCCGCGCGGGACCCACGTCCAGGTCGGGCTGACGACCGACGCCGAGCGCGGCGAGGTGTCGCTGCCGATCGACGAACTCACCCGCTGGGACGTCTCCTTCGTCGGCTCGCGGGGGATGCCGCCCTCGAGGTACGACGAACTGCTCGGGTTGATCGACGCGGGCCGACTCGAGCCCGCCCGGCTGGTCACTCGGGAGGTCGCCCTCGCGGACGTGTCGGATCGCCTCGCCGCGATGACCAGCTACGATACCCGCGGGATCGAAGTCGTCACCGAGTTGTGACCCCGAACCGGCACAGGGGCTGAAATCTTCAACGTTTTACCGTTCGGGCCGAAACGCCGGGGTAATGCGCGACGAGGCGACAGCGTTCGTCCCCGGCCACATTACGGGGTTTTTCAGCGCCCATCCCCACGACGATCCGACGAAGGCGGGCTCCCGCGGTGCCGGACTCACCCTGACGGACGGCGTCGAGGTGACGGTCGAGCCCACGACCGCGAGCGAGCCGACCGTCGTCCTGGACGGCGACGAGATCGAGGTCGAGCCGGTTCGGACGGTCCTCGAGACGCTCGACGCGCCGGCCCGCGTCGAGGCTGAATCCGATCTGCCGCTGGGGGCCGGCTTCGGCATCTCGGGAGCGATGGCGCTCGGGACGGCGCTGGCCGCGAACCGCGTGTTCGAGCGGACGCTCTCGACGAACGAACTGGTGACGATCGCTCACGGTGCCGAGGTGAAAGCCGGGACCGGACTCGGCGACGTCGTCGCCCAGGCCCACGGCGGGATCCCGGTCCGCCTCGAGCCCGGCGGTCCCCAGGACAATAAACTCGACTCGATCCCCGCTCGAGCGCGCGTCGAGTACCTCTCGTTCGGCGAACTCTCGACGGCCGACGTGCTCTCGGGCGACACCGACCGGCTGACCGAGGCAGGCCGGAACGCGCTCTCCCGGGTCGTCGAGGAGCCGACCCTGCTCTCGTTCATGTACGCGTCGCGGCTGTTCGCTCGGGAGGCCGGCCTCCTTACTGACCGCGTCGCGGAGACGATCGCCGAGGTCGCCGCGGCGGACGGCCAGGCGTCGATGGCCATGCTCGGCGAGACCGTCTTCGCGCTCGGGACCGGCCTCTCGGACGCAGGGTACGAGCCTTCGGTCTGTGCGACCCACCCTGCAGGCGCGGTACTCAAGTAGTCCTCACCTACCAGCCGTCTTACACTGTCTCGAGCGGCCGCCGGAATCGCCGTACGGTTCGGCGGTACCCGGGTTGATTTTTCGCTGGGAAGGTCGAATTTCAGCTTTCGACCGGTCGGGTATTACGCTCGCCGACCCGTAATCGGCCGCGTGGATACCCG of the Halobiforma lacisalsi AJ5 genome contains:
- the aspS gene encoding aspartate--tRNA(Asn) ligase is translated as MQDRTYTEDAEPGDEVTVAGWVHEIRDLGGIAFLILRDTTGKIQIKFEKDEMDDDLVETGLDVARESVIRVTGDVEEEPRAPTGVEVTPESLEVVSEADPELPLDPSGKVDADLSTRLDNRTLDLRKEEVQAVFEIRAEILRAVREQFREFRCTEINTPKIVATGTEGGTELFPITYFGEEAFMNQSPQLFKQLIAGSNVERVFEIGPIFRAEEHNTPRHLNEATSIDFEGAFCDAHDAMDVAEGIVKAAYEAVNENCSEELEALDLEEEFEVPEGDFLRISYEEAIERINATGELDEQLVWGDDLPTEAEKALGQDVGGHYFITEWPSEIKPFYIKDTEDDETLSTGFDLMHPRMELVSGGQREHRHEHLIEGFEQQGLDPDQFEYYTKMFKYGMPPHAGFGLGGERLIMTLLGLDNIREAVLFPRDRQRLSP
- a CDS encoding zinc-dependent alcohol dehydrogenase family protein; translated protein: MRAAVLEAYGEPLSIESVDDPALDPQGVVVEVEACGICRSDWHAWQGHGEWADDRVPIGQILGHEPAGRVVRTGDRVDSLEAGDRVAVPFNLGEGSCRYCRNGHGNVCTDGYALGFEPEVPGAFAERVHVPHADYNLTTLPDGVSATEAAALGCRYVTAFHGLAHRADVGAGDWVAVHGCGGLGLAAVQIAAALGGRVVAVDVRDEPLSMAADLGAEKTVRADRTDDVPAVIEGATDGGAHVSVDALGRAETCRNSLGCLRPRGTHVQVGLTTDAERGEVSLPIDELTRWDVSFVGSRGMPPSRYDELLGLIDAGRLEPARLVTREVALADVSDRLAAMTSYDTRGIEVVTEL
- a CDS encoding pantoate kinase, with translation MRDEATAFVPGHITGFFSAHPHDDPTKAGSRGAGLTLTDGVEVTVEPTTASEPTVVLDGDEIEVEPVRTVLETLDAPARVEAESDLPLGAGFGISGAMALGTALAANRVFERTLSTNELVTIAHGAEVKAGTGLGDVVAQAHGGIPVRLEPGGPQDNKLDSIPARARVEYLSFGELSTADVLSGDTDRLTEAGRNALSRVVEEPTLLSFMYASRLFAREAGLLTDRVAETIAEVAAADGQASMAMLGETVFALGTGLSDAGYEPSVCATHPAGAVLK